AAATAAAAAATCAAATATCAAAAATAAAAATCACAAATCAAAATTTAAAAATTTTTGAATTTTACATTGTCATTTTGCATTTTGATTTTTACACTTTGATATATTTGCAACGTTTCCTCTGCCATCTTTTTCCAGCTGTATTTTTTTATCTGCTCGGATCCTTTTTTCATCAATTCCTCCCGCAAGGATTGACTGCTAAAAAGTGTTTTTATCGCGCGAGCTATATTATCCGGTTCTCTGGCATCAAAATAATAAGCACTGTTTCCCAAAACCTCTTTCATGCAGGGATGATCCGATGAGACCACCGGCACGCCTCTGGCCATGGCTTCCAGTGGCGGCAGTCCAAATCCCTCGTAAAGCGAAGGAAAAATATAAAGTTCAGCATTCCGGTAGACAATATCCAGTCCGTTGTCGGGAACAAATCCGGCGAATACTACATTGTTAATTTCCCTTTTTCTGACGAAATCTTTAAGTCGTCGGTAAAAATAATCTTCTTTGCCAACAAGAACCAACTGGAGATTTTTTTCTTCTTTATTTAATTTTTTAAAAGCCAAAACCAACGCTTCGAGGTTTTTGTGCGGATAAGCGTTTCCTACATACAATATATATGGCTTCATTATACCATAGTCCCGCGGTGCTTGCTTGCCATCTGGATTGGCAACAGAAGAACGCGAGTCGCAGGCCTCGTAAGTTACCGCTATTTTTTCTTCCGGTACTCTGTAATTTTTAAAAATGTCATATTTCGTGAATTGAGAAACGGCGATAATCTTTTTTGCTCTCTTAATCGCTGAACGAATGACAATTTTGTAGGCCAAAAATTTCAACCAATAAAAAAGCGGATTAAGAGTTGTCCCGCGAATGGTGGGAAAATTAAGGAGAATCAGATCGTGAATAGTAATAATAAATTTTTTTCGGAAAAGTAGCGGGACATTGAAATGCGGGAAATGGACAATATCAAGATCATATCTTTTTAAAATTCGGGGCATATTGATCTGCTCGGAAAAAGTGTACCAGTGGTAGTCAGCCAGTATTTTCTGAAAGTTTTTATTTTTCGGCTGGTACTCTTTGAAATTTTCTTTCCGCAAAAAAATAAAATACCGATTTTCCTGATCGATTATCTCCAGGTTCTCTATTAACTTTTGAGTGTAACGCCCCAGTCCCTTCCCCACCGACCCATAAAACCGGGCGTCAATGCCGATACGCATAATTTTATTATATCACTAACAGCACAAAAAATGCAGCTTTTTAAGCTGCATTATCTACTATTAACAAAACAGTTTTCATTACTTATAAATTTGGTCTGCAACAAACTTGATTTCCTTCACAATTTCCGTCTATTCTTGTTGTTGTCGGAGGACAAAATAAGCCATTTGTGCATAATCCTTCGTTATTAGAACCACATCTTGAACTAGGAGCGACAGGACAATTTCTTTCGCATTCAACCAAAGAAGAAAATGTTCCATTACTAACAGAATTACATGCTCCTTCTCCTATATCTATAGTCCCATTTCCATTAACGTCTACCCTATCGCAACTGTATCTTAAAGGACTGCCTCCTCCGCTACCTGGAGCCAGAGTTCCAGCACTGGATTTGGTTTCGCATTCAAATTTGTTCCAGGCGGTTTTGCCAATACCCAGATCGGATTTAACGGCAAAATAGGTCATTACTACATAAATCAAAAGCCAGGCGGCCAGAATGATGCCGAAGCCGAAAA
The window above is part of the Candidatus Moraniibacteriota bacterium genome. Proteins encoded here:
- a CDS encoding pilin encodes the protein MTKRFSLLLLVIFFSLFLAFTANAAGIVPCATTENPAPCTLCHFIIGFWKLIDYGFKIFVFVALAGLVIAGLVYIFSAGNEGMMETAKNFIKHILFGFGIILAAWLLIYVVMTYFAVKSDLGIGKTAWNKFECETKSSAGTLAPGSGGGSPLRYSCDRVDVNGNGTIDIGEGACNSVSNGTFSSLVECERNCPVAPSSRCGSNNEGLCTNGLFCPPTTTRIDGNCEGNQVCCRPNL
- a CDS encoding glycosyltransferase family 1 protein, whose translation is MRIGIDARFYGSVGKGLGRYTQKLIENLEIIDQENRYFIFLRKENFKEYQPKNKNFQKILADYHWYTFSEQINMPRILKRYDLDIVHFPHFNVPLLFRKKFIITIHDLILLNFPTIRGTTLNPLFYWLKFLAYKIVIRSAIKRAKKIIAVSQFTKYDIFKNYRVPEEKIAVTYEACDSRSSVANPDGKQAPRDYGIMKPYILYVGNAYPHKNLEALVLAFKKLNKEEKNLQLVLVGKEDYFYRRLKDFVRKREINNVVFAGFVPDNGLDIVYRNAELYIFPSLYEGFGLPPLEAMARGVPVVSSDHPCMKEVLGNSAYYFDAREPDNIARAIKTLFSSQSLREELMKKGSEQIKKYSWKKMAEETLQIYQSVKIKMQNDNVKFKNF